One Gemmatimonadota bacterium genomic region harbors:
- a CDS encoding PD40 domain-containing protein, whose amino-acid sequence MATRTLVLAALAVVTTQPSTTATVTVTEGTSMSVAASRDGRQLAIDLQGSIWLLPATGGEAKRLTDEYNDARQPTWSPDGGAIAFQGFRDGGYDIWAINADGTTQRQLTWGPYDDREPAWSPDGRYVAFSSDRSGSYDIWTLDLETQALRQVTKDAGDDYMPTWSPDGRELAFVGTRGGRGSVMAVALTTGAERAITTAAGRYDAPSWGRNGRIVYHATAQGASRLEVDGQALTGAENAFAFRAGWIADGEIVYVSDGKIRRRGMSGEARTIPFTASLTVTRARYTRRVRDVSSRAPRPARGIVAPSLSPDAKQVAFTALGDLWVMPVGGTPRNITNDHFLDTEASWSPDGRYIVWSSDRAGGSLLDLWIHDTQTGENRRLTTEPTSAMGAAWSRDGQRIAFLDVDGIWRAASVHVVEVATGKVTKIHDQMFGPGAPTWSLDGSRVMIAALERYAARFREGTNQLLSIASTGGDDTWYTPVKHLSIDSRVGAGPAWSPDGTQLAVIYEGQLNLVPVGHDGAPLGPPRRLTTEIAHHPTWSGDGRHVLYQSNDKLRLLDTETGSVRDVPVRLTYTPSIPTGRVVVHAGRLIDGVAKTPRTNVDIIINGNRIERVVPHAAANLRGARVVDASQLTVMPGLIEFHTHLQKDLGEASMRAYLGFGVTTVRSPGGTPYEAVEDREAIESGVRPGPRLFVSGYLMEWQRVYYKMAVAVSSDAHLGLELERAKALGFDMVKSYVRMPDLKQKRIIDFAHAAGIPAASHEIYPSALSGIDGTEHTTGTSRRGYSPKAATLQRSYEDVAKLFSASGMPITPTLALGGGGMRRLMEEDTTLVGDPRFRLYPGWLRPTRGGGGGGGAPPGAIDVNAGGQMVMGLMRAGTRVVAGTDTPNAATLHGELYTYVLAGMTPWEAIRTATVNSAEMLGLDAGVVAAGKLADLAIVDGNPLEDIRTTARVRYTIANGKVYDVRELVK is encoded by the coding sequence ATGGCAACGCGCACCCTCGTCCTGGCCGCCCTCGCGGTCGTCACCACGCAGCCGTCGACCACGGCGACCGTGACGGTCACCGAGGGAACTTCCATGTCGGTTGCCGCGTCGCGGGATGGACGGCAATTGGCCATCGACCTGCAGGGGAGCATTTGGCTCCTGCCCGCGACGGGCGGTGAGGCGAAGCGACTCACGGACGAGTACAACGACGCACGCCAGCCCACCTGGTCGCCGGACGGAGGTGCCATCGCCTTCCAGGGGTTCCGCGACGGCGGGTATGACATCTGGGCGATCAATGCCGACGGGACCACGCAGCGCCAGCTGACCTGGGGCCCGTACGACGACCGCGAACCCGCGTGGAGTCCCGACGGTCGCTACGTCGCATTCTCCTCGGATCGCAGCGGCAGCTACGATATCTGGACCCTCGACCTCGAGACCCAGGCGCTGCGCCAGGTCACGAAGGACGCCGGCGACGACTACATGCCGACCTGGTCGCCGGACGGTCGCGAGCTGGCCTTTGTGGGGACGCGTGGTGGCCGGGGCAGTGTCATGGCTGTCGCCCTGACGACTGGCGCCGAACGCGCCATCACCACCGCCGCCGGGCGATACGACGCGCCGTCATGGGGGCGCAACGGGCGGATCGTCTATCACGCCACGGCCCAGGGCGCCTCGCGACTCGAGGTGGACGGCCAGGCGCTGACCGGCGCCGAGAATGCCTTTGCCTTTCGTGCGGGCTGGATCGCCGATGGTGAGATCGTCTATGTGTCCGACGGCAAGATCCGGCGGCGTGGGATGAGCGGGGAGGCTCGCACCATCCCGTTCACGGCGTCCCTGACGGTGACGAGGGCGCGCTACACCCGCCGGGTGCGCGACGTCTCCAGCCGCGCGCCGCGGCCAGCACGCGGGATCGTGGCGCCATCACTCTCTCCTGATGCGAAGCAGGTCGCCTTCACCGCGTTAGGCGACCTGTGGGTGATGCCGGTCGGCGGTACCCCGCGCAACATCACGAACGATCACTTCCTCGATACCGAGGCGTCGTGGTCTCCCGATGGTCGGTACATCGTCTGGTCGAGCGATCGCGCAGGCGGGTCACTCCTGGACCTGTGGATCCACGATACACAAACCGGGGAGAACCGCCGCCTCACGACCGAACCGACGAGCGCGATGGGCGCGGCCTGGTCGCGCGACGGGCAACGCATCGCGTTCCTCGATGTGGATGGAATCTGGCGTGCCGCGTCGGTGCATGTCGTCGAGGTGGCGACGGGCAAGGTGACGAAGATCCACGACCAGATGTTCGGCCCCGGGGCCCCCACCTGGTCGCTCGATGGCTCCCGCGTCATGATCGCCGCGCTCGAGCGCTATGCAGCACGTTTCCGCGAAGGGACGAACCAGCTGCTGTCGATCGCGTCCACGGGCGGCGATGACACGTGGTACACCCCGGTCAAGCACCTCTCGATCGACTCCCGCGTGGGAGCGGGGCCGGCCTGGTCCCCCGATGGGACGCAACTCGCCGTGATCTATGAAGGACAGCTGAACCTTGTCCCGGTCGGACACGACGGGGCGCCCCTCGGCCCCCCGCGCCGACTCACCACGGAGATCGCCCACCATCCGACGTGGAGTGGCGACGGGCGTCATGTCCTCTATCAGTCCAACGACAAGTTGCGCCTGCTGGACACCGAGACGGGGTCGGTCCGCGATGTGCCGGTCCGTCTCACCTATACGCCGAGCATCCCGACCGGCCGGGTCGTGGTGCACGCGGGACGGCTGATCGATGGCGTCGCGAAAACACCACGCACAAACGTGGACATCATCATCAATGGCAACCGGATCGAACGGGTGGTGCCGCACGCTGCGGCCAACCTGCGGGGGGCGCGGGTTGTAGATGCCTCACAGCTCACAGTGATGCCGGGGCTGATCGAGTTCCACACGCACCTGCAGAAGGACCTGGGAGAGGCGTCGATGCGGGCGTACCTCGGCTTCGGGGTCACCACAGTGCGCTCGCCGGGAGGCACGCCGTATGAGGCCGTGGAAGATCGTGAAGCGATCGAGAGTGGGGTGCGCCCCGGCCCGCGGCTGTTCGTCTCCGGCTACCTGATGGAATGGCAGCGCGTCTACTACAAGATGGCCGTGGCCGTTTCCAGTGACGCGCACCTTGGCCTCGAACTGGAGCGCGCGAAGGCGCTCGGCTTTGACATGGTGAAGAGCTACGTGCGCATGCCGGACCTCAAGCAGAAACGCATCATTGACTTCGCGCATGCGGCGGGCATCCCGGCGGCATCGCACGAGATCTACCCCTCGGCGCTCTCCGGCATCGATGGCACGGAGCATACGACCGGGACGAGTCGCCGCGGCTACTCGCCCAAGGCCGCGACCCTCCAGCGCTCCTACGAAGACGTGGCGAAACTCTTCTCTGCGTCGGGGATGCCCATCACGCCGACACTCGCGTTAGGCGGCGGTGGCATGCGCCGGTTGATGGAGGAGGACACCACGCTGGTTGGCGATCCGCGCTTCCGGCTGTACCCGGGGTGGCTGCGCCCGACGCGCGGTGGAGGGGGAGGTGGAGGCGCCCCGCCGGGAGCGATCGACGTGAACGCCGGAGGGCAAATGGTGATGGGGCTGATGCGCGCTGGCACGCGGGTCGTGGCCGGCACGGATACCCCGAACGCCGCCACCCTGCATGGCGAGTTGTACACGTACGTCCTGGCCGGGATGACCCCGTGGGAAGCGATTCGCACGGCCACGGTCAACAGTGCGGAGATGCTTGGGCTCGATGCGGGGGTCGTCGCGGCCGGAAAGCTGGCGGACCTGGCGATTGTCGACGGCAATCCGCTCGAGGACATCCGCACGACGGCACGTGTGCGCTACACGATTGCCAACGGCAAGGTGTACGACGTGCGCGAACTGGTGAAGTAG
- a CDS encoding Uma2 family endonuclease produces MSVDTTQLEAMPESGLMTAEELLALNLPDKRTELIRGRLVVREPAGFLHGDVAARILVALAAHVNTKRLGRMLAAETGFTLERNPDTVRAPDVAFVRADRVPNPLPRGFAELAPDLAVEVLSPDDRPGEVLSKVGAWLRAGTRLIWVVDPAKRTARIYRADGTITECRGDDVLDGEDVVPGFSSPLAAFVD; encoded by the coding sequence ATGAGCGTCGACACCACACAACTTGAGGCCATGCCGGAATCGGGCCTCATGACCGCAGAGGAGCTTCTCGCCCTCAACCTGCCGGACAAGCGGACTGAGCTGATCCGTGGGCGCCTCGTCGTTCGCGAACCCGCCGGTTTCCTGCACGGCGATGTGGCCGCGCGGATTCTTGTCGCGCTTGCGGCTCATGTAAACACCAAGCGACTTGGGCGGATGCTCGCCGCCGAGACTGGATTCACGCTGGAACGCAACCCGGACACGGTTCGGGCGCCGGACGTTGCCTTTGTGCGCGCCGATCGCGTGCCCAACCCGCTCCCGCGCGGCTTCGCTGAGCTGGCCCCCGATCTCGCTGTTGAGGTGTTGTCCCCCGATGACCGACCGGGGGAAGTGCTGTCCAAGGTTGGGGCCTGGCTGCGCGCCGGCACGCGCCTCATCTGGGTCGTTGACCCGGCCAAGCGCACCGCGCGCATCTATCGTGCGGACGGTACGATCACCGAATGCCGGGGCGACGATGTTCTCGACGGTGAGGATGTCGTCCCCGGCTTCTCCAGCCCGCTCGCGGCCTTCGTCGACTGA
- a CDS encoding MBL fold metallo-hydrolase, producing MAARTPTIVNVGYRSTNFWVVSAGTSRLLVDLGWPGMVQPLLANLARMDVPLKEIRYGLATHYHIDHAGAAQDLKQRGMKLLVTPEQVAAIPAMKQWTKPTDGYAEIATHDNVVVPLAESRAFLETLDIGGEILHTPGHSDDHVTLLLDNGVAFTGDLNPMMPDEASQALVEQSWALLLDRGMTTIYPGHGPVRPVTRGVP from the coding sequence ATGGCAGCGCGAACCCCCACCATCGTCAACGTCGGGTATCGCTCCACCAACTTCTGGGTGGTGAGCGCAGGAACGTCGCGCCTCCTCGTCGACCTGGGGTGGCCGGGGATGGTGCAACCACTCCTCGCCAACCTCGCGCGGATGGACGTGCCGCTCAAGGAGATCCGATACGGGCTGGCCACGCACTATCACATCGACCACGCCGGCGCCGCGCAGGACCTCAAGCAGCGTGGCATGAAGCTGCTCGTCACCCCGGAGCAGGTCGCGGCAATTCCCGCGATGAAGCAGTGGACGAAGCCAACCGACGGCTACGCAGAGATCGCCACGCACGACAATGTGGTCGTGCCCCTTGCCGAGAGCCGTGCCTTCCTGGAGACGTTGGACATTGGCGGCGAAATCCTCCACACGCCGGGGCACTCGGACGATCATGTCACCCTGCTCCTCGATAATGGGGTCGCTTTCACCGGAGACCTCAACCCGATGATGCCTGACGAAGCCTCGCAGGCGTTGGTGGAGCAGTCGTGGGCACTCCTCCTCGATCGCGGGATGACGACGATCTACCCCGGGCATGGGCCGGTGCGCCCGGTCACGCGGGGCGTCCCCTGA
- a CDS encoding amidohydrolase family protein translates to MFARFAVLSALALISLPAGQQPPDLDLIIRNGTIVDGSGGRRFTGDVGVRGDRIVAIGNLATRRAANEIDARGLMVTPGFINLHSHANGPGLRIAENMLSQGVTTEILNADGSSPLDIKAQLQMLDTSGLALNAGAAVGFNSVWSSVVGATDRRPTADEMAKMQGLIRSNLEAGAYAVSAGLDYKPGFFATEAEVVQVVSPARKWRTNFPNHDRVLPETRYSARAAVQETMRIGEKSGMVPVITHMKVTGRERTQGHVVLSEMAAYSRRGVYTAADVYPYLSGMTGLADLTIPGWAQNGGPIEMRKRFADPEQRKRIIAETDETMLGRFTGPQGVLVLGTGKTLADFMKEFGTTSPAEALVQIMEKSSPRAILGFGDESDLVKILKFPSAAVSCDCGATNGPTGHPRNYGTFPRVLGRYVREQKHLTWEEAIRKMTALPATIAGMIDRGYLAVGMHADITVFDTATVIDHATFESPGLKSEGIRHVVVNGKVTYRDGQLTGEKGGRALYRGSWMPSRPMTAGTAQRRLAASGLATPTGDGGVPLRLAMTLSQTAGARRATGALRLTDPASGDVMEATSLGVLQLGTRWGSVTGTMKRRSSGEERPFVLTYERADPFVEGAPQTVTLALGTDVVRAILK, encoded by the coding sequence ATGTTCGCTCGCTTCGCCGTCCTTTCCGCGCTCGCCCTCATCTCATTGCCCGCCGGGCAACAGCCGCCTGACCTGGACCTGATCATTCGTAACGGGACGATCGTGGACGGAAGCGGGGGCCGTCGTTTCACGGGCGACGTTGGGGTGCGCGGTGATCGCATCGTGGCCATCGGAAACCTGGCCACCCGACGGGCCGCCAACGAAATCGACGCGCGCGGCCTGATGGTCACCCCCGGCTTTATCAACCTGCACAGTCATGCGAACGGCCCGGGGCTTCGCATCGCCGAGAACATGCTGAGTCAGGGGGTCACGACCGAGATCCTCAATGCCGACGGGTCCAGCCCGCTGGACATCAAGGCCCAGCTGCAGATGCTCGATACGTCCGGCCTTGCCCTGAATGCGGGGGCGGCGGTCGGATTCAACAGTGTGTGGTCGAGCGTGGTCGGTGCCACCGATCGGCGGCCCACCGCGGACGAGATGGCGAAGATGCAGGGACTCATCCGGTCGAACCTCGAGGCGGGCGCCTACGCGGTGTCGGCGGGGCTCGACTACAAGCCGGGTTTCTTCGCGACAGAGGCCGAGGTCGTCCAGGTCGTGTCGCCCGCGCGAAAGTGGCGCACCAACTTCCCGAATCACGATCGGGTGCTCCCCGAAACGCGGTATAGCGCGCGGGCCGCCGTGCAGGAAACGATGCGCATCGGTGAGAAGTCCGGGATGGTGCCGGTCATCACGCACATGAAGGTCACGGGGCGCGAGCGCACGCAGGGACACGTGGTGCTCAGCGAGATGGCAGCGTACTCAAGGCGTGGAGTGTATACCGCCGCCGATGTGTACCCCTACCTGTCAGGGATGACCGGGCTCGCGGACCTGACGATCCCCGGGTGGGCGCAAAACGGCGGGCCGATCGAGATGCGCAAGCGCTTCGCCGACCCGGAGCAGCGCAAGCGGATCATCGCCGAGACCGACGAGACGATGCTCGGTCGCTTCACCGGGCCGCAGGGTGTGCTCGTCCTCGGGACAGGGAAGACGCTCGCCGACTTCATGAAGGAGTTCGGGACGACCTCTCCCGCAGAGGCACTGGTCCAGATCATGGAGAAGAGCTCCCCACGTGCCATCCTCGGGTTCGGCGACGAGAGCGACCTCGTGAAGATCCTCAAGTTCCCGAGCGCGGCCGTCTCGTGCGACTGCGGTGCCACGAACGGACCCACGGGACACCCCCGCAACTACGGCACCTTCCCGCGCGTGCTGGGCCGCTACGTGCGCGAACAAAAGCACCTCACCTGGGAAGAGGCGATCCGCAAGATGACCGCCCTCCCCGCGACGATTGCAGGGATGATCGACCGCGGCTACCTCGCCGTTGGCATGCACGCGGACATCACGGTCTTCGACACCGCCACGGTGATCGACCACGCCACCTTTGAATCCCCGGGGCTCAAGTCCGAGGGGATCCGGCACGTCGTCGTGAACGGGAAGGTGACCTATCGCGATGGCCAGCTGACCGGGGAGAAGGGCGGGCGAGCGCTCTACCGTGGCAGCTGGATGCCCAGTCGCCCCATGACGGCCGGCACGGCCCAACGACGCCTTGCAGCCTCCGGGCTGGCGACGCCGACCGGGGATGGCGGCGTTCCGCTCCGCCTCGCGATGACGCTGTCGCAGACCGCCGGGGCGCGCCGCGCGACCGGGGCGCTGCGCCTCACGGACCCGGCGTCTGGTGACGTGATGGAGGCGACGTCGTTGGGCGTCCTCCAGCTTGGCACACGATGGGGAAGCGTGACCGGGACCATGAAGCGGCGATCGAGCGGCGAGGAGCGCCCCTTTGTGCTGACCTACGAGCGCGCGGACCCGTTCGTGGAGGGTGCCCCGCAGACGGTCACCCTGGCGCTCGGGACAGACGTGGTGCGGGCTATCCTCAAGTAA
- a CDS encoding DUF1499 domain-containing protein, which produces MSSSSHDNTRHRSGWRLAVVAVLAACHGRPGNLAVPGGPLPPCPATPNCVSTEATDDEHRMAAVPFSGDATTAQAAARAALLTEPRTKVVLEHPGYLRAESTSRLFRFIDDVEIVIDSTNRVYRFRSASRLGKGDMGVNRARMTRIATRLGAP; this is translated from the coding sequence ATGTCCTCCTCCTCACACGACAACACTCGTCACCGGTCGGGATGGCGCCTCGCCGTCGTCGCTGTCCTGGCGGCGTGTCACGGGCGACCCGGAAACCTCGCGGTTCCCGGCGGTCCGCTGCCGCCCTGCCCGGCGACGCCGAACTGCGTCTCGACCGAAGCCACGGATGACGAACACCGGATGGCCGCGGTGCCGTTCAGCGGCGACGCAACCACGGCTCAGGCCGCCGCCCGGGCGGCGTTACTCACCGAGCCGCGTACCAAGGTGGTCCTCGAACATCCCGGCTACCTGCGCGCCGAATCCACGAGCCGACTCTTCCGCTTTATTGACGACGTCGAGATCGTCATCGACTCCACGAACCGCGTCTACCGCTTTCGCTCAGCGTCGCGACTGGGGAAGGGGGACATGGGGGTGAATCGGGCGCGCATGACGCGCATCGCGACCCGCCTCGGCGCGCCCTGA
- a CDS encoding serine/threonine protein kinase, translated as MDAARWELVQEIFHDVVDLPKADRDARLTERCGSDATLRGEVEALIRGDAGSAPIVDRTLGGVAGELVGRASSLPQHIFGPYRATRFLGEGGMGVVYRGERADLDGVAAIKVLRDASLSPARRERFVAEQRTLAQLSHPGIARLFDAGTLPDGTPWIAMEYVEGLPLDTYCATRRPALRDRLGLLRDVCRAVQHAHQHLVVHRDLKPSNVLVTAAGEVKLLDFGIAKRLEEATDPGATRTGLRLMTPAYAAPEQVLGRALSVRTDVYALGMMAWELLTGRLPFDLAGASPAQVERLVVEHEPGRPSVAGAAAGVVVSRDQWADLDVFCQTALQKDPARRYATVDAMARDLERFLAGEPLEARGDSWRYRTAKFARRHARAVTVTAAVLIGGISLTSFYTIRLARARDAAVAEQVRAQRIQRFMTDLFRGRDPDAGPADSLRVIALLEQGVLEARSLDAEPGAQADLYETLGGIYQQLGAMGRADSLLAEARAVWNRDPVTNRRLLAHMDVLLGDLRTDQARYADADTLLRGALATLRALPPAPGAQTQVGDALVALGRSLTERGAHDTAMVVLDTATALLASVAPDTREHLRAMSELANATFYAGNYDRADSLNRQVLTLTKQLYGERHPLVAEDLMNLGATEQERGNYKESEQLFRQAIDITTAFHGENHYRTASNVLYLGRSLLLQNRYDEARVAMQRALAIRERVYPPTHPTIANTLNELGSLAMREERYVAARTTFERVLSIYRSAYPGMNFRVGVAIANLGDTYLYQKDFRRAEAHYREALTHYIASQGPDHLNTGIGYIKLGRALMRGGRFRDAEPEIRRGYAIVAKVAEPTVSFLQAARLDLSIVFDSTARPDSAAKYRAERERYIAK; from the coding sequence ATGGACGCCGCCCGATGGGAGTTGGTCCAGGAGATCTTCCATGACGTCGTTGATCTCCCCAAGGCCGATCGCGACGCACGCCTCACCGAACGTTGTGGGAGCGACGCCACCCTCCGCGGCGAGGTGGAGGCACTGATTCGGGGAGACGCCGGCAGCGCGCCCATTGTCGACCGCACCCTGGGTGGCGTTGCCGGGGAGCTCGTCGGACGCGCGTCGTCGCTGCCCCAGCACATCTTTGGACCGTACCGCGCGACCCGATTCCTCGGCGAAGGTGGCATGGGGGTCGTCTATCGAGGGGAGCGCGCCGACCTGGACGGCGTCGCCGCCATCAAGGTGCTGCGTGACGCCAGCCTCTCGCCGGCACGCCGTGAGCGTTTTGTCGCGGAGCAGCGCACCCTCGCCCAACTCAGTCACCCCGGTATTGCCCGGTTGTTCGACGCCGGCACCCTGCCGGACGGTACGCCCTGGATCGCCATGGAGTACGTCGAGGGACTGCCACTCGATACGTATTGCGCCACGCGCCGCCCCGCGTTGCGCGACCGGCTGGGGTTGTTGCGGGACGTTTGTCGCGCGGTGCAGCACGCCCACCAGCACCTCGTGGTCCACCGCGACCTCAAGCCGTCGAACGTTCTGGTCACCGCCGCGGGCGAGGTCAAGCTGCTCGACTTCGGAATCGCCAAGCGCCTGGAGGAAGCGACGGACCCCGGGGCCACGCGCACGGGCCTGCGGCTCATGACCCCAGCCTACGCCGCCCCGGAGCAGGTGCTCGGGCGGGCGCTCTCCGTGCGCACGGACGTGTACGCGTTAGGCATGATGGCTTGGGAACTGCTCACGGGCCGGCTGCCCTTCGACCTGGCGGGAGCCAGCCCGGCGCAGGTGGAACGACTCGTGGTCGAGCATGAGCCGGGCCGCCCATCGGTCGCCGGCGCGGCCGCGGGCGTGGTGGTCAGCCGCGACCAATGGGCGGACCTGGATGTCTTCTGCCAGACCGCCCTGCAGAAGGATCCGGCACGGCGGTACGCCACGGTGGACGCCATGGCCCGCGACCTCGAGCGGTTCCTCGCGGGAGAACCCCTGGAAGCGCGCGGCGATTCGTGGAGATACCGCACGGCGAAGTTCGCGCGACGACACGCCCGCGCCGTGACCGTCACCGCCGCAGTGCTCATCGGTGGCATCAGCTTGACCTCGTTTTATACGATTCGCCTGGCGCGCGCGCGTGATGCCGCCGTGGCCGAGCAGGTGCGGGCCCAGCGGATCCAGCGATTCATGACTGACCTGTTCCGCGGACGCGATCCCGACGCGGGACCGGCCGACTCGCTGCGCGTCATCGCCCTGCTGGAGCAGGGGGTGCTGGAAGCACGCTCCCTGGACGCGGAACCGGGGGCACAGGCCGACCTGTATGAAACCCTCGGGGGGATCTACCAGCAGTTAGGTGCGATGGGGCGTGCCGACTCGCTGTTGGCGGAGGCCCGAGCGGTGTGGAACCGGGATCCCGTGACCAACCGGCGGCTGCTCGCGCACATGGACGTGTTGCTCGGCGATCTCCGCACCGACCAGGCGCGGTACGCAGATGCGGACACCCTCCTGCGCGGGGCCCTCGCCACCTTGCGCGCCCTGCCGCCCGCACCCGGCGCCCAGACCCAGGTTGGTGACGCCCTCGTGGCCCTCGGCCGATCCCTCACGGAGCGCGGGGCGCACGACACCGCCATGGTCGTGCTCGATACGGCCACGGCCCTGCTGGCCAGCGTCGCCCCGGACACACGGGAACACCTGCGCGCGATGTCCGAACTGGCCAATGCCACCTTTTATGCAGGCAACTACGACCGGGCCGACTCGCTGAACCGACAGGTCCTGACGCTCACCAAACAACTGTATGGCGAGCGCCACCCCTTGGTCGCCGAGGACCTGATGAACCTCGGCGCGACGGAGCAGGAACGCGGGAACTACAAGGAGTCGGAGCAACTCTTCCGTCAGGCCATCGACATTACCACCGCCTTCCACGGCGAGAACCATTACCGCACGGCGAGCAACGTCTTGTACCTCGGGCGATCACTCCTGCTGCAGAATCGCTACGATGAGGCGCGCGTCGCCATGCAGCGCGCGCTGGCCATCCGGGAGCGCGTCTACCCGCCGACCCATCCCACGATCGCCAACACACTCAACGAACTGGGCAGCCTGGCGATGCGCGAGGAGCGCTACGTCGCCGCGCGCACGACCTTCGAGCGGGTGCTGTCGATCTACCGGTCGGCCTACCCCGGGATGAACTTCCGCGTCGGCGTGGCCATCGCGAACCTTGGGGACACCTACCTGTACCAGAAGGACTTCCGGCGGGCGGAGGCGCACTACCGCGAGGCACTCACCCATTACATCGCGTCGCAGGGACCGGATCACCTCAACACCGGGATTGGCTACATCAAGCTGGGACGCGCGTTGATGCGCGGCGGCCGCTTCCGTGATGCCGAGCCCGAGATCCGCCGCGGGTATGCCATCGTCGCGAAGGTCGCCGAACCCACGGTAAGCTTCCTTCAGGCGGCGCGACTCGATCTCTCGATCGTGTTCGACTCGACCGCACGGCCGGACTCGGCGGCGAAGTACCGCGCCGAGCGTGAGCGCTACATCGCGAAGTAG
- a CDS encoding sigma-70 family RNA polymerase sigma factor translates to MRGPDVPRTPDADRQALDDLFSETYEELRRLAARVRSGDPNATITPTALVNEAWIKLADSPQVARTSPLHFKRIAARAMRQVLIEAARRRRAEKRGGGMAMVTFDDSLDQATTTADDVIALDAALEGLALFSPRQALMVEARFFGGFDMKETAAMLDVSEATLQRDWRAARAWLATELRRAG, encoded by the coding sequence ATGCGTGGCCCCGACGTGCCCCGTACTCCTGACGCAGACCGCCAGGCACTCGACGACCTCTTCAGCGAGACCTACGAAGAGCTTCGCCGCTTGGCCGCGCGTGTCCGCTCTGGCGATCCGAACGCCACGATCACGCCAACCGCGCTCGTCAACGAGGCGTGGATCAAGCTCGCCGACTCACCACAGGTCGCACGGACCTCGCCGCTTCACTTCAAGCGTATTGCGGCCCGGGCGATGCGCCAGGTGCTGATCGAGGCGGCGCGTCGACGCCGGGCTGAGAAGCGCGGCGGTGGCATGGCTATGGTGACCTTTGACGACTCGCTCGACCAGGCGACGACCACGGCCGACGACGTGATCGCCCTCGACGCCGCCCTGGAGGGGCTCGCCCTCTTCAGTCCCCGACAAGCCCTGATGGTCGAGGCGCGGTTCTTCGGCGGTTTTGACATGAAGGAGACCGCCGCGATGCTCGACGTCTCGGAGGCAACGCTGCAACGCGACTGGCGAGCGGCCCGGGCGTGGCTCGCCACGGAACTGCGCCGCGCCGGGTGA